The following coding sequences lie in one Oryctolagus cuniculus chromosome 7, mOryCun1.1, whole genome shotgun sequence genomic window:
- the S100A14 gene encoding protein S100-A14 → MGQCRSANAEDAQEFSDVERAIETLIKNFHQYSVEGGKETLTPSELRDLVTQQLPHLMPSNCGLEEKIANLGNCNDAKLEFGSFWELIGEAAKSVKQESPVPGS, encoded by the exons ATGGGCCAGTGCCGGTCAGCCAATGCCGAG GATGCCCAGGAATTCAGTGACGTGGAGAGGGCCATCGAGACCCTCATCAAGAACTTCCACCAGTACTCcgtggagggtgggaaggagacaCTGACCCCCTCCGAGCTCCGGGACCTGGTCACCCAGCAGCTGCCCCACCTCATGCCG AGCAACTGTGGGCTGGAAGAGAAGATTGCCAACCTGGGCAACTGTAACGATGCCAAACTGGAGTTCGGGAGTTTCTGGGAGCTGATTGGCGAAGCCGCCAAGAGCGTGAAGCAGGAGAGCCCCGTCCCTGGGAGTTGA